In the Candidatus Culexarchaeum yellowstonense genome, one interval contains:
- the cas4 gene encoding CRISPR-associated protein Cas4, protein MSEEERYITPLQVRDYIFCPTILYQKYVRRIMEPETEMMKEGKEEYEKDKAGAERRKSILGEVRIEAEKVLFEVPLKSEKYKIMGVADAIYWKNGKMHILEIKYGNVKKPYPDHILQTTTYAIMAEETLKQTAYKIVLYYKQSKLWHETTLTKQLKNYTTKIIQKTHEIIDGKVVPQTKWTNKCKTCWYNRICHQH, encoded by the coding sequence ATGTCAGAGGAAGAAAGATACATAACACCACTACAAGTCAGAGACTACATATTCTGCCCAACAATACTATACCAAAAATACGTTAGAAGAATAATGGAGCCAGAAACAGAAATGATGAAGGAGGGAAAGGAAGAATATGAAAAAGATAAAGCTGGAGCAGAAAGAAGGAAAAGCATACTGGGAGAAGTGAGAATAGAAGCGGAAAAAGTGCTATTCGAAGTACCATTGAAAAGCGAAAAATACAAGATAATGGGTGTAGCGGATGCAATATACTGGAAGAATGGGAAAATGCACATACTAGAAATAAAATATGGAAACGTAAAGAAACCATACCCAGACCACATACTCCAAACAACAACATACGCAATAATGGCAGAAGAAACACTAAAACAAACAGCATACAAAATAGTACTATACTACAAACAATCAAAACTATGGCACGAAACAACACTAACAAAACAACTAAAAAACTACACAACAAAAATCATACAAAAAACACACGAAATAATAGATGGAAAAGTAGTACCACAAACAAAATGGACAAACAAATGCAAAACATGCTGGTACAACAGAATATGTCACCAGCACTAA
- the cas2 gene encoding CRISPR-associated endonuclease Cas2, producing the protein MHTLIIYDITDDKIRLLIAQACKEAGLVRIQKSAFLGEIDAQRRKDLKKKLTKILGKNKGNIQIFQICDADIKLRELIGEPYVEEEEEEILIL; encoded by the coding sequence ATGCATACACTAATAATATATGATATAACCGACGACAAAATAAGACTCCTAATAGCACAAGCATGCAAAGAAGCCGGACTTGTAAGAATACAGAAGAGTGCATTCCTAGGGGAGATAGATGCTCAAAGGAGGAAGGATTTAAAGAAGAAGCTAACAAAAATACTGGGGAAGAATAAGGGGAACATACAAATATTCCAAATATGCGATGCAGACATAAAGCTCAGAGAGCTTATTGGAGAACCATACGTGGAAGAGGAGGAGGAAGAGATACTCATACTATAA
- the cas1 gene encoding CRISPR-associated endonuclease Cas1, translated as MITVRLGGLVGVVRRVILDGYGYYLGKKGGMLIISRGEEKRGVSVGNISCIIANASGLSMSGDALRLMLKNNVQLILLSGDKPIGRLQPVGRGGSVKLKKEQFKAQEDERGEYIAWRIVINKIENQLNLLKRVRKARIRSNPEAAEKLAWYITRITEVMKYLGDYGPSNNRQLYMSKEAEASKYYWEALSLVIPSEVGYDGRRRKRYDMPKDPFNLSLNYLYTILASEVWFAVELSGLDPYIGYLHEDSSRRPSLVMDLMEEFRQPIVDKPLITLFTSKDDWKGVMEAEGKLSEEGRKKLLKLFYEQLKTKTTFMNRSIPVSGHIHLQPHRLAKYIMKYSNTYQPYNVI; from the coding sequence ATGATTACTGTAAGGCTAGGAGGGTTGGTGGGCGTGGTTAGGAGGGTCATACTTGATGGTTACGGATACTATTTGGGGAAGAAGGGTGGAATGCTAATTATAAGTAGGGGCGAAGAGAAGAGGGGTGTTAGTGTTGGTAATATTTCATGTATAATAGCCAATGCCAGTGGGCTTAGCATGAGTGGAGATGCACTACGGCTTATGTTGAAAAATAATGTACAACTAATACTCTTATCTGGGGATAAACCTATAGGTAGACTTCAACCTGTGGGTAGGGGTGGATCTGTAAAGCTTAAGAAGGAGCAGTTTAAAGCTCAAGAGGATGAGCGTGGAGAGTACATTGCATGGAGGATTGTGATTAACAAGATTGAGAATCAATTGAACTTGCTGAAGAGGGTTAGGAAGGCTAGGATTAGAAGCAATCCAGAAGCTGCTGAGAAGCTGGCTTGGTACATTACCAGGATAACTGAGGTTATGAAGTATCTTGGAGATTATGGTCCAAGCAACAATAGGCAACTATACATGTCAAAGGAGGCTGAAGCCAGCAAGTATTATTGGGAGGCTTTAAGCCTAGTGATTCCAAGCGAGGTTGGATATGATGGTAGGAGGAGGAAGAGGTATGATATGCCGAAAGATCCATTCAACCTCTCCCTAAACTACCTATACACGATACTTGCAAGTGAAGTTTGGTTTGCAGTGGAATTGTCTGGATTAGACCCATATATAGGTTACTTACATGAGGATAGTAGTAGGAGGCCTTCGCTGGTTATGGATTTAATGGAGGAGTTCCGCCAACCAATAGTGGACAAACCACTAATAACACTATTCACATCGAAAGATGATTGGAAGGGGGTTATGGAGGCTGAGGGGAAGCTTAGTGAGGAGGGGCGTAAGAAGCTTCTAAAACTATTCTATGAGCAACTGAAAACCAAAACCACATTCATGAATAGAAGCATACCAGTAAGTGGACACATACATCTACAGCCACATAGATTAGCAAAATACATCATGAAATACTCAAACACATACCAACCATACAACGTGATTTAG
- the cas4a gene encoding type I-A CRISPR-associated protein Cas4/Csa1 — MISSRELGRLLTRFRRLYSGCSVSEELRGWNWSNDLLSPPVDNLFLGVSEVANRYCPNYRDVYLRRVANIPAPVTIKTVRGWVYHALCSEFPGLVRGRLYSHGLMRGCDLFRILSGERDGFVDSIFKRYGVEKYVSGSDYDSLRSDSSILFDFMALNVSARLDEIISELSYPKVENVVGRLMPEFEEKIVDGRFLGLSRELRVDVFMDNRLVIDVKTGDVRDFHKYTLAGYALAIEADLEVPVDYGVILYLAVKDGFVKVKSDLYFIDDALRREFIEVRDKAFDVIQVGEDPGYPPSCPDYCIYYDYCKARRVGGRG; from the coding sequence TTGATTTCTAGTCGTGAGCTTGGTAGGTTGTTGACTCGTTTTAGGAGGCTTTATTCTGGTTGTAGTGTTTCTGAGGAGTTGAGGGGTTGGAATTGGAGTAATGATTTGCTTTCTCCGCCTGTGGATAACTTGTTTTTAGGGGTTTCTGAGGTTGCTAATAGGTATTGCCCGAATTATCGTGATGTTTACCTGCGTAGGGTTGCCAATATTCCTGCCCCTGTAACCATTAAGACTGTTAGGGGTTGGGTTTATCATGCATTATGCTCAGAGTTTCCTGGCCTAGTTAGGGGGAGGCTTTATTCTCATGGCCTTATGAGGGGTTGTGATTTGTTTAGAATTCTCTCCGGTGAGCGTGATGGCTTCGTAGATTCTATTTTTAAGCGGTATGGTGTTGAAAAGTATGTTTCGGGTTCAGATTATGATTCTCTGAGATCTGATTCCAGCATTTTGTTTGATTTCATGGCTCTTAATGTTTCGGCTAGGCTTGATGAGATAATTTCTGAGTTGAGTTATCCTAAGGTTGAGAATGTTGTTGGTAGGCTTATGCCTGAGTTTGAGGAGAAGATTGTTGATGGTAGATTTCTAGGTTTATCTAGGGAGCTTAGGGTTGATGTTTTCATGGATAATAGGCTTGTAATTGATGTTAAGACTGGTGATGTTAGGGATTTTCATAAGTATACGCTTGCTGGTTATGCTCTTGCCATAGAGGCGGACTTGGAGGTTCCTGTGGATTATGGTGTAATACTGTATTTGGCTGTTAAGGATGGTTTTGTGAAGGTTAAGAGTGACCTATACTTCATTGATGATGCTCTTAGGAGGGAGTTCATTGAGGTTAGGGATAAAGCCTTCGACGTAATACAGGTTGGTGAAGACCCTGGATATCCACCCTCATGTCCAGATTATTGCATATATTATGATTACTGTAAGGCTAGGAGGGTTGGTGGGCGTGGTTAG